Genomic DNA from Kluyveromyces lactis strain NRRL Y-1140 chromosome C complete sequence:
TCCCTTTAACTGATAATCCGTACACCCAATCTTTTCGAAAAAACTTTGGCATGATATAGAATTTACAGGTTAGATCCGGGAGCGTTGTGCTGTTATCACTCAGCAGCTTTAACTCCACTGAGACTTTTCCAGTGCGGACCCGTTACCATCTTGGTACGCATCAATTTCTTACGATATCTCATGGGCTAGGCAGGGACTGGCGAAAACAGCTGATTCTATACTACATAGATCTCATGATTCCAACCAGATTTTCCCGTTAAGAAgggtttttttttcatgttATTTCTCCAGATGCTCCTTCTCAACTACAAGGTAAGGCCAACTTAAGGGTAGTTGGTTAAGTTTACTATGAGCATAAGATATTAGCCTCATTCATGTAGTCTCAAAATAACAATTCGGTCGGGAATAAGAGAATATCTAAGTTTTGAGGGCTTCTTGGCATATCAATGGTTGTATTGAAAGCAATtagagaaacaaaaatggTTACGAATGGGTCAAAAAACAGCTGATGCATTGTTGGTTTTCCCGTATACTCGGAGTGTTCTCATATTTCGTTTCTAATGAGTGGTTTTAGAAGCTTCGGCATATGCTTCCTATACGCGACAACGGAATGTTGGTAATTCTATGTCAGGCGGTCATGTTAAGGGTGTTAAGAAAGcagctttttttttagcGCTAAGACTAAGAGGCAGTTTTTGTCTGGCCGGAAAAATGTTTATCACGCTTTTACGGTGACGAATACGGATAAATCAGCGATCTActactttgaaatatgagtCGTTGATCAGCATAGAAGATGTTGTGGCTTGGCACAGGAATGTCTATTTCACCTAGTATCTACCTCAGTTGAATTGGCACTATAAACATTTCAGcctttttgaagaaagaagtgtCACTAGTATCAACTTCGATCGAACTTAACTGCAGGAACTACAAATATTGAGAAAATATAGCTAGTGGTCAGTTGTTGAATTTACCTCAGCGACCATTTTCCTGTCATGTCATGAAATGTTCGATAGATCAAACgatgaaatctttaaaGCTGTCAAAATCCGCGAAGAATTTTAAGAAAAGCAATGAGATGCGAAAGTAACTTTCTCAGCCTTGCTGTTCCTTCATAGCCTATGCCAAACTGCAGATCATGTTTGCCAAATACAAATAATCACACGTTTGACATTCAAAAACCTATTTTAAGCGAAAAACTCTTTTCTAGAAACACATGTCAAAGAAATGGATATCTTGCACTAACACTTCCCTTCGTAAATGTACTCGATGAATAAAACTTTGTTCGAAGCCAGCTGCTTCTTCTGCTACTATTATGCAATGAGCACGTGAAAATTAATCCTGAGTGCATGCCAGAACAAATATAAgatgttacccggatatcACATACTTCCCCCAGAAAGGCGATGTTTGTTAGACGTGTTTCAGATTTGTATTGGATCAGCCTCACGTCAAAAGTACAGAAAGTCAACAACCTGCAGATTCAGATATAAGACAATTTCAGGGACCAAATAGTTAGTACTCTGAAACacttgaaaaagaaaaaatagaaTCCAAGGGCACATGAAACCACAGCTGCTTGCGATATTGAGGTATTGGGTATCATAAACAAGGGTTACAGTATGTTTTAACGCAGGTAATTGATACACTTTTAACGTTCCGGCTCCCTTGGGATTATGAAACATGAACGTATTGAATTAACTTTGATAATTCAGTGACATAAATACTGAATGTAATAGCCACTTTTTTTCTGCTATTTTCTGACTCTTCGTTGGTTGACTTTACACGCTTGGATTTGGTGCTTAAGCACCATTGCAGACGCGTAACTTTTCGGCGTCCATGAAACCAGAGGAAAAAATAGAAGAATAACTAAGATGGAAatagaaacagaaacacGAACGGTGATCCAGACGCAAATGAACGAACTTATTCTACATAATGAAGCTACTGTCATTAATACAATTTATGTTGATCAATACTATCGAGCATCAAATACTTTACCATATGCATTAACTACCGTCTCGACAGCGTTTGCAACTCAACTGAACAAAAATGTTAAAACTGCAACTATTACAAATCAAGTCACCACTACGATTGAAACTTCTCAAGAATCCACCTCTACTAGTTCTACATCCCATAGCAGTAGCTCATTGGGAGTTCAGAGTAGTCAATCAGCGAGAATGACATCAGGAATCTCCTTGAACAGTCTAGCCAGTACATCGGATGGAAAAAATACTAGTGGTACCATTTTAGGTCTTGCCATAGGATTACCAATTGCCTTGTTTGTCGTTGGATTGGGAATTGTGTTCGGGTTCTTGTACTATCGAAGATTCCACTCAAAAGTTGATCctgataatgaaaatatgCAACAGCATGAGCCAGATTCGGTGTTAGGGAAGCTATATGGGATGCAAGAACTTAATGATTTAAAAAAAGCAGAACTTTTCaacgaaaagaaacagGATGAAAAGTATGATAGCGGCGTAAGCTCTAAGATCACATACAAAGTTAGCAAACCTTATATTTCTCATCCTGAACTCATTCAAACACCGGAAAAATTGGCATTTACGGACAATCCATACAGAAAAAATGTTAACCAAAAAAGCGACACGAATGCGTACTCAAATTCGACAATGGATTTAGGACAGTTTCCCAGACCATTAGCATCACCCTTCAAGAAATGGAACTATGAATCGCCACTTTCAAGATGGTTTTTAACCAAATCTACTCTAATCCAAgacaaaattcaaacagCAAAGACCCCTACTATTCATTTGAAACAACTTAATATACTTGCAAGAGCAAATAAGAGTAAGATCACTATAAATGGGGAGGAGCCGTACACTGAAATGTCACCGATGCTTCCTAGTGTTCCTCGATCTCCATATGAAGCTATTGAATCACTGCCGTCATTAGAACTTAAAGAGGAAAGTGAAATACCAATCAATGAATCTAAGATACGAACGGAACAAGGCGTAATCAAACCGCAAATAATAGATACCAACTTAAAACCAACATATCCAACGCTGCTCAAATTGGATAAACTATCGAAAACAAAACCACTACCCAAGCCGCCTAATCCCCACTTCACGTCGGCCAACGATGATCAACATGTTTCGGATAATGTCAGTGCAAGAAGTGACCATCATGACTTACGATCTGCGAGAAAATCAACTGCTCAAGAGCAGGCAAAATTATACCGTGTTGTCAAGGACTATCAGGCTGTGTTGATGGATGAAATAGATATACGAGGAGGTGAACTTGTACGAGTACTTGCAAGACACACAGACGGATGGTGTTTAGTGGAAAGAAGTAATATCCAAAACCATAGTTCACTAGATGGACCCACttatttgaatgaaaaccGTGGTATTGTGCCCGGGTTATGTCTTCAAGAGAGTATGTAAATGTATCGCTATCACAAGTAATAGTAAACGATAGTATTTGTTTGATTGGCTCTTGGCGGAACAATCTCTAGGTCTAATTTTCCGGCAGTTTCAAATAACTTGTAGTTAATCTTTAATTTTCCTTCATTATATAGTATGTGTCTACACATATGACGTTTTTCCTTTAATTTATATCAGCTTATTCGTTAGAGATTGACATGCCAGATACCTAGTTCAAGATTTTGACAGGGTTATCGATGTACGTCTTTTCACCGGCTTCAGCAGCTGGTAGTCCAAAGACCAATTGAGCTTGAACAGTCCATTCTTGTGGAATAGCACCTTCTGGCAAAGCAGCCTTAACGTAACCGTTGTAATGTTGCAAGTGACCACCCAGACCCAACAATTCGATGGCAGTCCATGTGGAGATTTGAGCAGCACCACTGGAATGTTCGGCGAAAGATGGGAAGATAGCAGACCATGCTGGGAAGTCAGCTTGCAACTTTTCAGTAGTCTTGTCATCGGTCAAAAAGATAATAGAACCGAAGGCTTCATCTCTGGCAGAAGCAGGTCTTTTCTTACCGTTATCACCTTCAATGGCATTCACAACAGAATCCCATACACTCTTGTGGGTTTCACCAGTCAGAATAATTGCTCTGTTACCTTGGCagttgaaagaagttgGGGTGTCCTTGACAATGGCCTGGACCACTTCCTGAACATCATTGATAGATACACCAGATGGCAATTCAGGCTTCAACGCATAGATAGTACGACGAGCAGCAATAGctttcaagaattgtttAGTGGCAGCAGCAGACATTAGATACAGTTTTAGGTTGATTGGATTGACCTCCGTAGAATCAATATATTAAAAGACCATACACTACACTTGAATAAAGTTAGCGTGAAACAAGACAGACTTGATAATTGTTTCCATCctcatatatatatgtcAGTGTCACATCAATTATTTACACTAGGAGTAACTATAGATCAGTCTATTACAATGGCTTATCCAACCCCGTAATCCCAGATTGTCTTGCACCTTGGGGTACTTCTAACCACCGACCTGACTTTCCTCAGAAACATTAAGACACAGTGTTCGTGTTGTCTGTCGTTTCGAGcggtttttttttttttgatttttttttttttaggCATTATTCATCTTAGTAAAAACTGACAATAGCGCTTACTAAAGTGAAGAAAAGTGGTGAAATTAACAGAAACGCTTACATTATTAAATTAATACCGAGAAGTTTCAAGGAAGCTTGAACcagaaagagaaatgtCAACTTTATTAATCGTATCTACTTACGTAAATAGCGAGATTCAAATATGAGTAATAAATTATTCAGGTATAGATGAAGCCTTTCTAACAGTGTAAGGAAATCTTTTTGTGTATCGAACCGGTGCTTATCATCATCCGGATGTCATAACAAGATGGAGGGTGGAAACAAAGACAAAGCCAATCAATGGGTCACATGATCAGATTAttgtttcttctatttTACCTAAAATGACTCCTAGTATCATCAATGATTCAATGGTAGAAAAGGGTCTAACTAGATGTCTCCTGTATCTCGAACTATCTAGTGAACGTGCATACGTCGTGTTTGCAACCTTCAACTCCTCTCTAGAATGGTCGAGCTACTGCAAGATCTTCAAGCCATTCTGCCGTTTCCTGAAGATGCCAAATCATCACCTCACGTTATAGAGTGGTTGAACGTATTAATAGGCAAAACAAACGAACCAATTCAATGTTTCTTGCCTATATGGTACTTTTCGTACTTAGAATCCTACTCTAAACGGTTTCCAAATGTAACGGTTGCTGACAAATGGAAATTAGTTCAAGATTGGTTGAATAATCCTTCGTTGTTACTGAATACTGGTGTTTCTGCGTTGACATTAGGTGAAAGTtatacttttcaattgcCTGAGCAATGGGCCCGCTCAATAGAGGAATTTGGGCTCTGGATCCAGCTTGATGAACCTTACCGGAGAAAAGATGTACCTTTCTATGCTCAGCTAAGAATAATGGTCGGTGACGAGGATGAGACGTTTGAATATCTACTGTTCGATAACGATGTGAAAGTGTCACTGAGTGACAAATTTGATCAAGCTGGTCTTTATTGTATTAAATTCAAGACAGAGAGTCCGATTGATATATCTACTATCAGTTCTCTGAAAGGTGACGGTTCTATTGTGAACTGTACATGGATATTTGACATGCAGTTGTTCGTCGAAACTGAAGACGTTGATCGTTTGCAAGACCTTCCATTGGGTAGAGTATTATGTGTCGATACTGCAAACTATAGCCAGGGTAAAGACTGGGATCATATTTATGTTCCGTTTGATCAACAATTATGTGACTTTTTGTACAATAAGTCGGATAATTCATCTGTTTTCGGCCAGCAAATGCAGGATATTGAACCAGAATTAATCCAAATACTAGATCCTGGTTTCGATTTTAAGCCTCTTCATTCATACATCATAAAAGGCACATCTATTTCGGAAAAACCAATCGATTTTTTCAAGCCCCAAGAGTACAATGCGACATCAATGCAAACCGTGCTTTGTAGTTATcagaataaaaaaacaTTCGTAAACCTACTGgaagataatgatgagGATTAGAAGAATATACTCGAATTCTGAATTAACAAATGCTGTCCTGTCGTTTTTTACAGACAGCACTGACAAGGTAAAAACTACACAGCAGCAACTGCCACGATAATGACCATAATATATAATGTAATGATACTAGTTTTGGAGTTATGTTTTAAACATATAATATATATCCTATGCAGTACTTAGTCTATATTCTAATTTTATCGATTAAAAGGTTCGTTACTGGATGAAACCAGTAGATAATGCATTAAGgagattctttcttgaaaaaatatcataTAGTAACTAAAGTGTGAAGGATAGAAGGTAAGATGAGGTTCATGAAAAACATTTAGAATGACGGCGTACAGTGAGTTCATAAAGTTAGTTCAGTTTGTACATGATTGAATAGTTTAACACCAGAAGTTGGATAATTTTACCCATATGGAAGcatgtttcatttttatctTATattcctcatcttcttgttttagtatttcttcatcgaaaatCTTTCTGTGAGAAATGAGATCGATTTCAGATGCTGGAATATATAGTCTCCAATCCTTCTTCCATATCTTGAAACCGAAGTATAGTGCAAGGAAGACTGGCATTGCAAGATAATTAGCAAAGAAATTTTCGGCATCGGCACCATCGGTACCTCCTACTGGGAAAAGTGCGACCCAGAATTGACCGATGAAAACCAATATCATCATGAAGATACCATAGTAAGAACCCCATACACCAACTTGGGACCTGAAACCTAATTCACCTATGGATCTATTTTGAACTTGCATGGCTTTTCTGAATCTGACATGAGAAATACAAATGTTAGTCCATGTGAACAATTGGGACAAACCGGAAACGGCCATCAACCATGTAAAGACACTTTCTTCTGCGGATGAAGCACTAACAAAGCAAATACAACCAACAAGAGCACCCACAATCATGGCATATAGTGGTCTACCTTGTCTATCAACGTATTGGAAAAACTTTGGAGCATAACCGATTTCGGATAAACATAGAAGAATACGGGAACTTGAgtagaaagaaaagttacCTACAGATAACACTGAGATTAAGATGACTGCATTGATGAATGATGGGACAACTTTGACACCATGCGATGCAACAGCAATCACATAAGGAGAAGAATGGACAGAAGAACTACCTGAACCCATCAATTCAGGGGAGTTATAAGGAACTAAAAACCCAACTAGAATGATACTAGCCAAGTAGATGGCAATAATTCTGTACAACACTTGCTTAGCAGCACTTGGAATAGCTTTTCTTGGGTTAGCTTGTTCACTGGCAGTTAAAGCAACGGCTTCTGATGCACCAAAAGCAAATGCAGCAGTAACCAAAGTAGAAACAATAGCCTTGAATCTACTAATACCAGTGTCACCGTTGAAGGCACCAGGGTCGTTCCAATATTTACCACCGATATAAACTGAGTCACCTGCACCACCAcagttgatgatgatacccaagatgaagaaacctGCAAACATTAAAATTTTACAAgtgttgaaaaagaaatcgGCTTCAGCATAACCAGCGGAACCACACATGTTAATTCCGATGATCATAACGTAAAATATAACACACCAAACATTAGGATTTATGCTGGTATTCCAATATTTGATGGTAATGGCCGCAGAAATCACTTCTAATGGGAACACACATAACCATTGAATACAGTAAAGGGCAGCGGTAGCGAAACACATAGCAGGGTCCACCAAAAAGGAAGGATAGTTATTGAAATTACCAGTTAAAGTTGGGTATGCAACTGCTAGTTCACCAGCAGCTTGAATAATACTGTACAAGCAAGAACCCATAATAGCATAACCAATGGTCAAACCAGCCGGTCCACCGGTAGCCAATGCCTTACCGTTACCAACAAGTAGACCAGTACCGATACCTGTAGCTAAAGACATCATAACAACATGCCTTGGTTTAATATCTCGCTTTAAGCTAGCACCCTTCTCAGGTAAGA
This window encodes:
- the FUS1 gene encoding Fus1p (uniprot|Q8NJT3 Kluyveromyces lactis Fus1 protein (Similarity).), which produces MEIETETRTVIQTQMNELILHNEATVINTIYVDQYYRASNTLPYALTTVSTAFATQLNKNVKTATITNQVTTTIETSQESTSTSSTSHSSSSLGVQSSQSARMTSGISLNSLASTSDGKNTSGTILGLAIGLPIALFVVGLGIVFGFLYYRRFHSKVDPDNENMQQHEPDSVLGKLYGMQELNDLKKAELFNEKKQDEKYDSGVSSKITYKVSKPYISHPELIQTPEKLAFTDNPYRKNVNQKSDTNAYSNSTMDLGQFPRPLASPFKKWNYESPLSRWFLTKSTLIQDKIQTAKTPTIHLKQLNILARANKSKITINGEEPYTEMSPMLPSVPRSPYEAIESLPSLELKEESEIPINESKIRTEQGVIKPQIIDTNLKPTYPTLLKLDKLSKTKPLPKPPNPHFTSANDDQHVSDNVSARSDHHDLRSARKSTAQEQAKLYRVVKDYQAVLMDEIDIRGGELVRVLARHTDGWCLVERSNIQNHSSLDGPTYLNENRGIVPGLCLQESM
- a CDS encoding nitroreductase family protein (highly similar to uniprot|Q8NIM8 Saccharomyces cerevisiae YCL026C- B Hypothetical ORF and similar to YCL026c-A) gives rise to the protein MSAAATKQFLKAIAARRTIYALKPELPSGVSINDVQEVVQAIVKDTPTSFNCQGNRAIILTGETHKSVWDSVVNAIEGDNGKKRPASARDEAFGSIIFLTDDKTTEKLQADFPAWSAIFPSFAEHSSGAAQISTWTAIELLGLGGHLQHYNGYVKAALPEGAIPQEWTVQAQLVFGLPAAEAGEKTYIDNPVKILN
- a CDS encoding uncharacterized protein (no similarity), producing MVELLQDLQAILPFPEDAKSSPHVIEWLNVLIGKTNEPIQCFLPIWYFSYLESYSKRFPNVTVADKWKLVQDWLNNPSLLLNTGVSALTLGESYTFQLPEQWARSIEEFGLWIQLDEPYRRKDVPFYAQLRIMVGDEDETFEYLLFDNDVKVSLSDKFDQAGLYCIKFKTESPIDISTISSLKGDGSIVNCTWIFDMQLFVETEDVDRLQDLPLGRVLCVDTANYSQGKDWDHIYVPFDQQLCDFLYNKSDNSSVFGQQMQDIEPELIQILDPGFDFKPLHSYIIKGTSISEKPIDFFKPQEYNATSMQTVLCSYQNKKTFVNLLEDNDED
- a CDS encoding amino acid transporter AGP1 (similar to uniprot|P48813 Saccharomyces cerevisiae YDR508C GNP1 High-affinity glutamine permease also transports Leu Ser Thr Cys Met and Asn expression is fully dependent on Grr1p and modulated by the Ssy1p-Ptr3p-Ssy5p (SPS) sensor of extracellular amino acids), with translation MTGATGSSNSDFISPVGSDVKHNDKSDTIIQSEGFPSIEGEAEYYEKTFSQSDEEYAAKSSVWHRFKDSFKRADHINTNIHGNAELELNPSQSLLPEKGASLKRDIKPRHVVMMSLATGIGTGLLVGNGKALATGGPAGLTIGYAIMGSCLYSIIQAAGELAVAYPTLTGNFNNYPSFLVDPAMCFATAALYCIQWLCVFPLEVISAAITIKYWNTSINPNVWCVIFYVMIIGINMCGSAGYAEADFFFNTCKILMFAGFFILGIIINCGGAGDSVYIGGKYWNDPGAFNGDTGISRFKAIVSTLVTAAFAFGASEAVALTASEQANPRKAIPSAAKQVLYRIIAIYLASIILVGFLVPYNSPELMGSGSSSVHSSPYVIAVASHGVKVVPSFINAVILISVLSVGNFSFYSSSRILLCLSEIGYAPKFFQYVDRQGRPLYAMIVGALVGCICFVSASSAEESVFTWLMAVSGLSQLFTWTNICISHVRFRKAMQVQNRSIGELGFRSQVGVWGSYYGIFMMILVFIGQFWVALFPVGGTDGADAENFFANYLAMPVFLALYFGFKIWKKDWRLYIPASEIDLISHRKIFDEEILKQEDEEYKIKMKHASIWVKLSNFWC